From Nicotiana tabacum cultivar K326 chromosome 15, ASM71507v2, whole genome shotgun sequence, the proteins below share one genomic window:
- the LOC107797696 gene encoding LOW QUALITY PROTEIN: uncharacterized protein LOC107797696 (The sequence of the model RefSeq protein was modified relative to this genomic sequence to represent the inferred CDS: inserted 2 bases in 2 codons; substituted 1 base at 1 genomic stop codon), with product MGLTGTIPPQFGNLSFLVSLDLSYNNFQGELPPEFTRLLRLRAIDLSFNFLSGQTPQLLGDLEDLRMLSLENNSFSGFIPSSISKMKNLEFLNLKYNNLEGNIPIEIATLQRLKQFSLGYNKLNGSNVLSILQRLGLSSNMLSGELPRSISECAQLQVLLLFQNNIVGTIPREVGNLLLLQYLDLGQNRLEGTIPDEIGHLHNLKELRMEQNALTGSIPLIIFNISSLEVLSMWNNQLEGPLPKKVGNLTMLNILDLANNTLTGVIPDEVGNLQELVGLTLYLNNFSGSIPIGISNISTLRAISLTNNHISGKLPSTIGKGLPNVEGIYLFENNINGVLPCSISNLSKLAVLELGGNXSIPESLGNLRQLASLNLYGNSFKSDLSFXTPLANSKHLYRLILSFNPLNSMLPKSIGNLSSLQMFEAIGCNLMGHLPNEIGKLRNLSSLFLEDNDLTGVVPTAITSLKKLQRLSLGANRLIGSFPNGLCELSNLGLLNLSQNQMWGSIPSCLGDVTSLREIYLDSNNFTSNIPSSLWNLKDTLKLNLSSNFFNGSLPLEIGNLKDAILLDLFWNQISGNIPSTVGGLQKLIQLSLAHNRIEGSLPATIGKLVTLEALDLSYNNMSGVIPKSLEALKQLGSFNVSFNRLHGXIPNGGPFVDLPYRSFMSNEGLCGNRQKHVPACPSNLKKRRLIWIVVASSVISVIALASAIVFMLMRRRGKTVNAEDEWLPEVAPQRISYYELQRATQGFDGNTLLGSGSFGSVYKGTLADGMIVVVKVFNVQMEGTFQTFDRECEILRNLRHRNLTKIISSCCNLDFKALILEYMPNESLDKLLYSRDYCLNIMQRLNIMVDVASALEYLHHGYSVPVIHCDLKPSNVLLDNDMVGHLSDFGIAKLLTKEESIAHTTTFATIGYIAPEYGLEGLVSKTSDVYSYDIMLLEVFTKKKPNDEMFTGDLNLRSCVHNSLPDELHQIIDTDLLTLDEQNLSQKLQCLTSIMELAMNCTANIPGERMNMTDVVAALKKIKQQLSSYY from the exons ATGGGCTTGACTGGTACCATCCCACCACAATTTGGCaacctttcttttcttgtttcactTGATCTAAGCTACAACAATTTCCAAGGTGAACTTCCACCAGAGTTCACTCGTTTGCTAAGATTAAGAGCCATTGATCTTAGTTTCAACTTCTTGTCTGGACAAACTCCTCAGTTATTGGGTGATTTAGAAGACCTTCGAATGCTCTCTCTGGAAAACAATAGTTTCAGTGGGTTTATTCCTTCTTCTATCTCTAAGATGAAGAATCTTGAATTCTTGAATCTGAAGTACAACAATCTGGAAGGAAATATTCCTATAGAAATAGCAACTCTTCAGAGATTGAAACAGTTTTCCTTGGGATACAATAAACTCAACGGATCCAATGTGCTTTCCAT ATTACAAAGGCTTGGACTTAGCTCCAATATGTTAAGCGGAGAGCTACCAAGAAGCATATCTGAATGCGCACAACTTCAAGTCCTATTGTTGTTTCAAAATAACATTGTTGGAACAATTCCAAGAGAAGTAGGTAACTTACTGCTGCTGCAATATTTGGATCTTGGACAAAACAGGTTAGAAG GCACAATTCCAGATGAGATTGGTCATCTTCATAACTTGAAGGAATTGAGGATGGAACAAAACGCATTAACGGGGTCAATCCCTTTAATCATATTCAACATTTCATCACTTGAAGTTTTATCAATGTGGAACAACCAGCTTGAAGGACCTCTACCaaaaaaagttggaaatttgactATGCTTAACATACTTGATCTTGCAAATAATACCTTGACAG GTGTAATTCCAGATGAAGTTGGTAATCTTCAAGAGTTGGTTGGCCTTACATTGTATCTCAATAACTTTAGTGGATCTATCCCTATTGGTATCTCCAATATCTCAACCCTTAGAGCTATTTCCCTCACAAATAACCACATTTCAGGTAAACTTCCTTCCACTATAGGCAAAGGGTTACCTAATGTTGAAGGAATTTATCTATTTGAAAACAACATTAATGGTGTTTTACCTTGTTCCATCTCAAATTTGTCCAAGCTTGCTGTTCTCGAACTCGGTGGAA GTTCAATTCCTGAGTCTTTAGGAAATTTAAGACAACTTGCAAGTCTCAACTTGTATGGTAACTCCTTCAAAAGTGACTTGAGCT ATACGCCTTTGGCCAATTCAAAACACTTGTATAGATTGATATTGTCTTTCAATCCCCTAAATTCAATGCTTCCGAAATCCATTGGCAATCTTTCTTCTCTTCAAATGTTTGAGGCAATAGGTTGTAACCTCATGGGCCATCTTCCAAATGAAATTGGAAAATTGAGAAACTTATCTTCTTTGTTCCTGGAAGATAATGACTTGACTGGCGTTGTGCCAACGGCAATAACTTCTTTGAAAAAACTTCAACGGCTTTCACTTGGTGCAAACAGATTGATTGGTTCTTTCCCAAATGGTTTGTGTGAGCTATCCAACTTGGGTTTGCTAAATCTTTCACAAAATCAAATGTGGGGAAGTATTCCGAGTTGCTTAGGGGATGTGACTTCTCTAAGGGAGATTTATCTTGATTCCAATAACTTCACTTCTAACATACCTTCAAGTCTATGGAACCTCAAAGATACTTTGAAGCTGAACTTGTCTTCTAATTTCTTCAATGGGTCTCTACCACTAGAAATTGGAAATCTCAAGGATGCAATACTTTTGGATCTTTTCTGGAACCAAATCTCAGGCAACATTCCTAGTACAGTGGGAGGTCTACAAAAAttgattcaattatcattggCTCATAACAGAATTGAAGGATCTCTTCCTGCCACTATTGGGAAACTCGTAACTTTGGAAGCATTGGATCTTTCATATAACAATATGTCTGGTGTGATCCCAAAGTCATTAGAGGCACTTAAGCAACTAGGCTCCTTTAATGTCTCATTCAACAGGTTACACGGGTAAATTCCAAATGGAGGACCGTTTGTTGATCTCCCTTACCGGTCTTTCATGTCGAATGAAGGATTGTGTGGTAACCGTCAAAAGCATGTCCCAGCTTGTCCTTCtaatttaaagaaaagaagaCTGATATGGATTGTAGTTGCCTCGTCAGTTATCTCTGTAATAGCGCTTGCTTCAGCAATAGTTTTCATGTTGATGAGACGTCGGGGTAAAACAGTCAATGCTGAAGATGAGTGGTTGCCCGAAGTAGCACCACAAAGAATTTCTTACTACGAACTTCAAAGAGCAACTCAGGGCTTTGATGGAAATACCTTGCTAGGTAGTGGAAGTTTTGGTTCTGTTTATAAAGGGACATTGGCAGATGGAATGATAGTAGTTGTTAAAGTTTTCAATGTGCAGATGGAAGGTACATTTCAAACATTTGATAGAGAATGTGAAATCTTGCGTAATCTTCGTCACAGAAATCTCACTAAGATCATTAGCAGCTGTTGTAACTTGGATTTTAAAGCATTGATACTTGAGTACATGCCAAATGAGAGTTTAGACAAGTTGCTATATTCTCGAGATTATTGTttaaatataatgcaaagattgAATATCATGGTCGATGTTGCATCTGCTCTGGAATATCTCCATCATGGTTATTCAGTACCGGTTATTCACTGTGATTTGAAGCCTAGCAATGTCTTACTTGACAACGACATGGTTGGACACCTGAGTGACTTTGGCATTGCGAAACTTTTAACTAAGGAAGAATCTATTGCTCACACTACAACCTTTGCAACAATTGGTTACATTGCTCCAG agtaTGGTTTGGAAGGCCTTGTATCCAAGACGTCTGATGTTTATAGTTATGATATCATGCTGCTGGAAGTTTTTACCAAGAAGAAACCTAATGATGAAATGTTCactggagatttgaatttgagaaGCTGCGTGCATAATTCGCTTCCTGATGAGTTGCATCAAATCATAGATACTGACTTACTAACATTGGATGAACAAAACTTAAGTCAAAAGCTACAATGTCTGACATCTATCATGGAGTTAGCCATGAATTGCACAGCTAATATTCCAGGTGAAAGGATGAACATGACTGATGTTGTAGCAGCATTGAAAAAGATCAAACAGCAGCTTTCTTCCTATTATTGA